From one Peredibacter starrii genomic stretch:
- a CDS encoding MFS transporter, producing the protein MTATILGSSMVFIDGSVVNVIMPELQREFNATAVQIQWVVEAYLLFLSSLILVGGSIGDHFGRKRVFQIGTVIFIIASIGCGLSQNLMQMTIFRSLQGVGGALLTPGSLAIINSVFPKNERGKAIGTWSAFSSITTAFGPVLGGWLSDNLSWRWVFFINLPIGLLTIFFTRSFVPTQCRETGEETLDLPGVVVSSSGIGSIVFGLIESNYFIMMIGVALMILFLFMETRSKSPLVPLSFFKSRVFSAVNMSTFLLYGALSIVFYFLPFNLIQVQGFSATQAGAANLPFIFIIFLFSRWSGGLYDKVGARLPIAVGSIISGLGFLALGFMPGLDASYWKDFLPGLILFGLGMSLCIAPLTTAVLGAVPDKFSGLASGVNNAVTRLAGLVGIAIMTAMIVMWFHHYLEMALVNMPMNVGLKEELLSRSQDLAGLQGHSKEVDGIIRVAYLESFKSVMISSALLALASSLCALIFIPSEKVIRLPLSPVR; encoded by the coding sequence TTGACTGCGACCATCTTGGGCTCAAGCATGGTCTTTATCGATGGCTCTGTAGTGAATGTTATTATGCCTGAGCTGCAACGTGAGTTTAATGCCACTGCCGTGCAGATTCAGTGGGTGGTAGAGGCATATCTTCTATTTCTGTCATCTCTGATTCTTGTGGGCGGTTCGATCGGAGATCACTTTGGAAGGAAGCGTGTTTTTCAAATAGGCACTGTGATCTTTATCATTGCTTCAATTGGTTGTGGTCTTTCTCAAAATCTCATGCAAATGACGATCTTTCGTTCTCTTCAGGGAGTTGGAGGTGCGCTTCTCACTCCAGGAAGTCTTGCCATTATTAATAGTGTCTTTCCTAAAAACGAACGAGGTAAGGCAATCGGTACATGGTCGGCTTTTAGTTCCATTACGACGGCCTTTGGGCCGGTATTGGGTGGTTGGCTAAGTGACAATCTTTCCTGGCGATGGGTCTTTTTTATTAATCTTCCAATTGGGCTTTTGACAATTTTTTTCACCCGGAGTTTTGTCCCGACTCAATGTCGTGAAACAGGTGAGGAGACGCTCGATCTTCCAGGAGTTGTTGTTTCCTCATCCGGAATAGGGAGTATTGTTTTTGGTCTCATCGAAAGCAATTACTTCATTATGATGATCGGTGTGGCGCTCATGATTCTTTTTCTCTTCATGGAAACACGTTCAAAAAGTCCCCTGGTACCTTTATCTTTTTTTAAATCCAGAGTTTTCTCTGCGGTCAACATGTCGACCTTTCTTCTTTATGGGGCCTTAAGTATTGTGTTCTACTTTCTTCCTTTTAATTTAATTCAGGTTCAAGGTTTTTCCGCCACCCAGGCAGGTGCTGCCAATCTGCCTTTTATCTTTATCATTTTTTTATTTTCCCGCTGGTCTGGAGGTCTTTATGACAAGGTAGGAGCAAGGCTTCCCATTGCCGTTGGTTCCATTATTTCTGGTCTTGGATTTCTTGCTCTAGGATTTATGCCAGGATTAGATGCTTCTTATTGGAAAGACTTCCTTCCGGGGCTGATTTTATTTGGGTTAGGCATGTCTCTTTGTATTGCTCCGTTAACCACAGCAGTTCTAGGGGCCGTACCGGATAAATTTTCAGGCCTCGCTTCTGGTGTTAACAATGCGGTCACGCGTTTGGCGGGACTGGTTGGAATAGCCATTATGACGGCCATGATCGTGATGTGGTTTCATCATTATCTGGAAATGGCCCTCGTAAACATGCCAATGAATGTGGGACTTAAAGAAGAGCTTCTCAGTCGTTCTCAAGATCTGGCCGGACTTCAAGGACATTCCAAAGAGGTTGATGGAATTATTCGTGTGGCTTATCTTGAGAGTTTTAAATCAGTCATGATTTCATCTGCGCTGCTGGCACTCGCGAGTTCACTTTGCGCCTTGATCTTTATACCAAGTGAGAAGGTTATTCGCCTGCCTCTCTCTCCTGTTAGATAA
- a CDS encoding PilZ domain-containing protein: MKNKPFIFTLLSVLCFIEPAIKVLYFRAITQFDFLVILANLKARNSFVEVFDFWIVFPLAGLLIMRLRKWTYYAFMSILAYIVYNIFTYEKYTWPYNSDTPFMYNYIVALGAFAVFAYFLSPKAREPFFDRRARLWETKTRYKVQISCKLKSSSLTFPSKILNISKTGAFVQDSPYINVGETLEMEFNFLGHTMEVPVQIIHKHNSHNKQGYGVEFKFKNFAQSVRMGKMINIIKKSHADLGATPKIAA; encoded by the coding sequence ATGAAAAATAAACCCTTCATCTTCACATTATTATCTGTACTGTGCTTCATTGAACCAGCAATTAAGGTGCTCTATTTCAGAGCAATCACCCAATTTGATTTTCTGGTGATTCTTGCCAACCTTAAAGCGAGAAATTCTTTCGTTGAGGTCTTTGACTTCTGGATCGTGTTTCCGTTAGCAGGTTTACTCATCATGCGACTTCGAAAGTGGACCTACTACGCTTTCATGTCGATTCTTGCATATATCGTTTACAACATCTTCACTTACGAGAAATACACCTGGCCCTATAACAGTGATACACCATTCATGTATAACTACATTGTGGCCCTTGGTGCATTTGCGGTCTTTGCTTACTTCCTTTCTCCTAAAGCACGTGAACCGTTCTTTGATCGCCGTGCGAGATTATGGGAGACCAAGACCCGTTATAAAGTACAAATTAGTTGTAAGTTAAAGAGCAGCTCTTTAACTTTCCCATCAAAAATTCTCAACATCTCTAAGACCGGGGCCTTTGTGCAGGATTCACCTTACATAAATGTAGGGGAAACGCTTGAAATGGAATTCAATTTTCTCGGGCACACTATGGAAGTGCCTGTGCAAATCATCCACAAGCACAATAGCCATAATAAGCAGGGATATGGGGTTGAGTTTAAGTTCAAAAACTTTGCTCAAAGTGTTCGCATGGGCAAGATGATTAACATCATCAAAAAGTCCCATGCTGACCTTGGAGCAACGCCTAAGATCGCCGCTTAA
- a CDS encoding TIGR02147 family protein — protein MMQEDHLPNIAEYLNYREFLQDFYLSKKKVNASYSYRVFVNKGELGSPSHLKMVIDGSRNLTLSTIPKYVKAIGFKKKMETQLFELLVHYNQESDADQKITYFNEIMNLKRKQGLSMLEKHQFDLLAHWFHVAIYVLIDLYDFKDDPEWISERLRKKVTARQVRETLDSLETLKLIEKDDIKGYRQTSGALSTDEDIKSLGAYRYHQDMLELALDSLKNDSLDVREFNGVTMKISKDKLSVLKDKIRAFRKEINELTSNMEGTDQVYQLNIQLFPLTEVKQ, from the coding sequence ATGATGCAAGAAGATCATTTACCAAACATCGCTGAATACCTGAACTATCGAGAGTTCCTTCAGGATTTTTATCTTTCTAAGAAGAAGGTAAATGCTTCTTATTCTTATCGCGTTTTTGTTAATAAAGGTGAACTAGGTTCTCCTTCTCACTTAAAGATGGTGATCGACGGAAGTCGTAACCTCACTCTCAGCACAATCCCTAAATATGTTAAGGCCATCGGATTTAAGAAGAAGATGGAAACACAGTTGTTTGAGCTTTTGGTTCACTACAATCAGGAAAGTGATGCTGATCAAAAAATTACTTATTTCAACGAAATCATGAACCTCAAGAGGAAACAGGGTCTTTCTATGCTGGAGAAGCATCAGTTTGATCTACTGGCCCATTGGTTTCATGTTGCCATATATGTTCTGATTGATCTTTATGATTTTAAGGATGATCCAGAGTGGATCTCTGAACGGCTCCGTAAGAAGGTCACGGCCCGTCAGGTGCGGGAAACTCTGGATTCCCTTGAAACACTAAAGTTAATCGAGAAAGACGACATCAAAGGATATCGTCAGACTTCGGGTGCCCTTTCAACTGATGAAGATATTAAATCATTAGGGGCTTACCGATATCATCAAGACATGTTAGAACTCGCCCTGGATTCGCTTAAAAATGATTCACTGGATGTACGCGAGTTTAACGGTGTGACGATGAAAATCAGCAAAGATAAGCTGAGTGTTCTCAAAGATAAGATTCGTGCATTTAGAAAAGAGATCAATGAGCTTACCAGTAATATGGAAGGCACTGATCAAGTCTACCAGTTAAATATTCAACTCTTCCCACTCACTGAGGTGAAACAATGA
- the serA gene encoding phosphoglycerate dehydrogenase: MNESNNRILLVENIHPIAKEMLESHGYQVDLLSHAPTEDELIKLIPQYTAVGIRSKTEITDKVLEHSQNTVTIGCFCIGTNQVRLERARQKGVAVFNAPHSNTRSVAELVIAEMIALSRQLGDRNTKAHSGEWVKSAEGSKEVRGKTLGIVGYGHIGSQVSILAESMGLQVVFFDTIKKLPLGNARAMTSLDDLLKVSDFVTLHVPEIPETMNMIGERELSLMKKGSFLINASRGTVVVIDDLVSALKSKHIAGCAIDVFPIEPASNKEKFQSPLQGLSNVILTPHIGGSTEEAQKAIGIEVAESFRRYLKIGSSSGAVNFPNVDLPVKKGTSRILNVHKNQPGVLGEINTIISKAGANIEGQYLSTDDEIGYLVMDVHSAHASQLAQDIEKLPRSLRTRVVG, translated from the coding sequence ATGAACGAATCAAACAATCGCATCCTATTAGTAGAAAACATCCACCCTATCGCCAAAGAGATGCTGGAAAGCCACGGTTATCAGGTGGATTTACTCTCTCATGCACCTACTGAAGACGAGCTCATCAAGCTAATTCCTCAGTACACAGCAGTTGGAATTCGTTCAAAAACTGAAATTACAGATAAAGTCCTGGAGCACAGTCAAAATACTGTCACTATTGGCTGTTTCTGTATTGGCACCAACCAAGTGAGACTCGAGCGCGCCCGTCAAAAAGGTGTCGCTGTTTTCAACGCTCCTCACTCCAATACGCGAAGTGTGGCGGAGCTAGTGATCGCAGAAATGATCGCACTCTCTCGTCAATTGGGTGACCGGAATACCAAGGCCCACTCGGGTGAATGGGTAAAGTCTGCGGAAGGTTCAAAAGAAGTGCGTGGAAAAACTCTGGGTATCGTGGGTTACGGCCACATCGGTAGTCAGGTGAGTATTCTTGCCGAGTCTATGGGTCTTCAGGTTGTCTTCTTCGATACCATCAAGAAACTTCCACTGGGTAATGCCCGTGCCATGACTTCACTGGATGATCTTCTCAAAGTTTCGGACTTCGTAACTCTTCACGTTCCGGAAATTCCAGAAACAATGAATATGATCGGTGAAAGAGAATTGTCATTAATGAAGAAAGGAAGTTTCTTAATCAATGCCAGCCGTGGAACGGTGGTAGTGATCGATGATCTCGTGTCGGCTTTGAAATCGAAACATATCGCCGGTTGTGCGATTGACGTATTTCCAATTGAGCCGGCCTCTAACAAAGAAAAATTTCAGTCCCCTCTTCAAGGTCTATCAAACGTGATTCTTACTCCGCATATCGGGGGAAGCACGGAAGAGGCCCAGAAGGCCATCGGTATTGAAGTGGCGGAAAGCTTCCGTCGTTATTTAAAGATTGGTTCCTCATCAGGTGCGGTAAACTTTCCGAATGTAGATCTACCAGTCAAAAAAGGTACGTCACGTATTCTGAATGTTCACAAAAACCAGCCTGGTGTACTTGGGGAAATCAACACCATTATTTCTAAGGCCGGTGCCAACATTGAAGGTCAGTATTTGTCTACGGATGATGAGATCGGATATCTGGTGATGGACGTTCATTCTGCCCACGCCAGTCAACTGGCGCAGGACATTGAAAAGCTCCCTCGCTCTTTGAGAACGAGAGTCGTTGGCTAG
- a CDS encoding SWIB/MDM2 domain-containing protein — translation METTKTKSARKPNAAFMKAMTPSAELADVIGANPIARTEAVKLVWDYIKANNLQNPANKRNILADAKLSKVFGKDEVTMFELTGLLGKHLN, via the coding sequence ATGGAAACTACGAAGACAAAATCTGCCCGTAAACCAAACGCTGCATTCATGAAGGCAATGACTCCTTCAGCTGAACTTGCTGACGTAATCGGTGCAAACCCTATCGCTCGTACTGAAGCTGTTAAACTAGTTTGGGATTATATCAAAGCTAACAATCTTCAAAACCCAGCAAACAAAAGAAACATCCTTGCTGACGCAAAACTAAGCAAAGTTTTCGGCAAAGACGAAGTTACTATGTTTGAACTAACTGGTCTTCTAGGCAAACACCTAAACTAA
- a CDS encoding rhomboid family intramembrane serine protease encodes MRKLSAVNVIVAINILVFCLWYVMPTEFMFYNFLVSYTGLTEGRIWTLITSVFSHNSFFHIFVNMYVLYGFGQAMESVMGTKRFVSFYLLAGILASLTHSLVSAYIIHDPDLPALGASGAVAGLILLFSLLFPREKILLLGIIPLPAIFGALVFVGLDIWGLVSQARGTSILPIGHGAHLGGAFTGLIFYFFTKRKTSIE; translated from the coding sequence ATGAGAAAGCTCTCTGCGGTGAACGTTATTGTCGCCATAAATATTTTGGTTTTTTGTCTGTGGTATGTGATGCCCACTGAATTTATGTTTTATAACTTCCTTGTGAGTTACACCGGACTTACAGAAGGAAGAATTTGGACCCTCATCACTTCGGTCTTTTCGCATAACTCTTTCTTTCACATCTTTGTGAATATGTATGTGCTCTATGGATTCGGACAGGCCATGGAATCGGTCATGGGGACAAAGCGATTTGTGAGCTTCTATTTATTGGCGGGAATTCTCGCGTCGCTGACCCATAGTTTGGTGAGTGCTTATATTATTCATGATCCCGATCTGCCCGCCTTGGGTGCTTCCGGAGCTGTCGCCGGACTCATTCTTCTATTCTCGCTCTTATTTCCGAGAGAAAAAATCTTGCTGTTAGGGATCATTCCATTACCTGCGATCTTCGGAGCTCTGGTCTTTGTCGGTCTGGATATTTGGGGATTGGTATCGCAGGCGCGAGGAACAAGTATTCTTCCGATTGGCCATGGGGCCCATCTCGGTGGTGCTTTCACTGGTCTGATTTTCTATTTTTTTACCAAACGCAAAACGAGCATAGAGTAG
- a CDS encoding ABC transporter permease yields the protein MLESLKLCFNITLRNWTVYKKDLISNISPTVADPALIMVSLGLGLGAYLTNVEGMSYMQFLAPGLTVATALFTSFFESSYGFYVRMTYENVFKAMLTTPIGVPEVVMGEMLWVALKGAVMAVGVAIVLALFGMMANPWLIPALAIVGFLVALPCGAMGLLATALVNNINQFQTVYSFIIAPLYFLSGIFFPISQMAAPVRVVAEFFPLIHGVRLAQSLFWNQGIVDALLYNGSILILQSAVLCGLAYWRIKKKLVV from the coding sequence ATGCTTGAATCACTTAAGCTTTGTTTTAATATTACTCTCCGTAACTGGACAGTTTATAAGAAAGATTTGATTTCTAATATTTCTCCAACCGTGGCGGATCCGGCCCTCATCATGGTTTCGCTGGGACTTGGACTTGGTGCCTATTTAACCAACGTCGAAGGCATGAGTTACATGCAATTTCTGGCCCCAGGTCTGACTGTGGCGACTGCTCTTTTTACTTCGTTCTTTGAAAGTAGTTACGGCTTCTACGTGCGAATGACTTATGAAAATGTTTTCAAAGCGATGCTCACAACTCCCATCGGAGTGCCTGAAGTTGTGATGGGAGAAATGCTTTGGGTCGCCCTTAAAGGAGCTGTCATGGCAGTGGGTGTTGCCATTGTTCTTGCTCTCTTTGGGATGATGGCCAATCCTTGGCTAATTCCTGCTCTCGCAATTGTAGGATTCTTAGTGGCGCTTCCATGTGGGGCAATGGGACTTCTGGCTACTGCACTCGTGAATAACATCAATCAGTTTCAAACTGTGTATTCTTTTATCATCGCTCCTCTGTATTTCTTATCGGGAATTTTCTTTCCGATCTCTCAGATGGCGGCACCGGTAAGGGTTGTGGCAGAATTTTTTCCCTTGATCCATGGAGTGAGGCTTGCGCAATCACTCTTCTGGAATCAAGGGATAGTAGATGCTTTATTATATAACGGCTCCATTCTCATTCTTCAAAGTGCAGTCCTCTGTGGACTGGCCTACTGGAGAATTAAAAAGAAGCTAGTGGTGTAG
- a CDS encoding ABC transporter ATP-binding protein: MIIAKSLVKTFGDFTAVNGLDLSIKQGECFGLLGPNGAGKSTFISMTYGTVQRTGGELSVFGHDPRTNSREIKKRMGVVTQDNALDESLTVMENMMIYCAFIGVPRSERQKRVLDLLEYMNLTHKKDTKILTLSGGMKRRLVFVRALLGRPELLILDEPTTGLDPAVRHLLWGKVKELHQQGTTIVLTTHYMHEAEVLCNRLVIMNHGKVSAEGTPKDMIHKFTPGFVGIFSLEDRMKLADLSQQKSFHFNEDASGVYVRANALSDLTSLHSDHGLNPLQIRPSNLEDVFLKLTGQELSADA; encoded by the coding sequence ATGATTATTGCAAAATCCCTGGTAAAAACTTTCGGTGATTTCACCGCTGTTAATGGCCTTGATCTTTCGATCAAACAAGGTGAATGTTTTGGACTACTTGGTCCGAATGGCGCCGGAAAATCCACTTTCATCAGCATGACTTATGGCACGGTTCAGCGAACTGGAGGAGAACTCTCAGTTTTTGGCCATGATCCTCGAACTAATAGTCGCGAAATAAAAAAACGCATGGGTGTTGTCACTCAGGACAACGCACTCGATGAAAGTTTAACCGTCATGGAAAACATGATGATTTACTGTGCCTTCATCGGGGTTCCTAGAAGTGAACGTCAAAAGCGCGTTTTAGATCTTCTTGAATACATGAATCTCACTCATAAAAAAGACACTAAGATTCTTACTCTCTCGGGCGGGATGAAAAGACGCTTGGTTTTTGTAAGAGCACTCTTAGGTCGTCCAGAACTGTTAATCCTGGATGAACCAACAACCGGTCTAGATCCGGCCGTGCGCCATCTTTTATGGGGAAAAGTTAAAGAACTTCATCAGCAAGGAACAACCATTGTTCTGACCACTCACTACATGCATGAGGCGGAAGTTCTTTGTAACCGCTTGGTGATTATGAATCATGGAAAAGTTTCTGCTGAAGGAACCCCTAAGGACATGATCCATAAATTCACACCGGGCTTTGTGGGAATTTTCAGTTTGGAAGATCGCATGAAACTCGCGGATCTTTCTCAGCAGAAATCATTTCATTTTAATGAAGATGCGTCGGGTGTTTATGTTCGTGCTAATGCTCTCAGTGATCTGACTTCCCTTCACTCCGATCATGGACTGAATCCCCTTCAAATTAGACCTAGTAACCTGGAAGACGTGTTCTTAAAATTAACAGGTCAGGAGCTATCCGCAGATGCTTGA
- the glsA gene encoding glutaminase A translates to MKILEELYHRHLSCTEGHPATYIPELAKANVKNFAIVIATVDGEIFKVGDHDVEFSMQSTSKPFSYGMVLQEMGRDFVMSKVGVEPTGEAFNSIVELEKNTHKPYNPMINSGAIAISSYIKGQSFEGRVQSMTKAFSQFAGHDLRIDDVIFESEKTTAHRNRSIAHLLRHFGVIDGKIEESLDLYFKQCSFMVNTVDLAVMASTLANKGIHPKTKVRALSEDYTGDVLSLMFTCGMYDTSGKWAYSVGIPAKSGVSGAIFGVIPGKMGIAVYSPPINEHGHSVRGMRVFQDLSKELNLSIFRK, encoded by the coding sequence ATGAAAATCTTAGAAGAGCTCTATCACAGACATCTGTCCTGTACTGAGGGACATCCTGCCACATATATTCCTGAACTTGCGAAGGCAAATGTTAAGAACTTTGCCATTGTTATTGCGACTGTCGATGGTGAGATTTTTAAAGTTGGTGATCATGATGTTGAGTTCAGCATGCAATCAACTTCAAAGCCTTTTTCTTACGGCATGGTTCTGCAAGAAATGGGTCGAGACTTCGTGATGTCAAAGGTCGGAGTGGAGCCCACCGGAGAGGCCTTTAACTCGATTGTTGAATTAGAGAAAAACACGCACAAACCTTATAACCCCATGATTAATTCTGGTGCGATTGCCATCAGTAGCTATATCAAGGGTCAGAGCTTTGAAGGCCGAGTTCAAAGTATGACTAAGGCCTTTAGTCAGTTCGCGGGCCATGATCTCAGAATTGATGATGTGATCTTTGAATCAGAAAAAACCACTGCTCATCGAAATCGTTCCATTGCTCATCTTCTTCGTCACTTTGGTGTGATTGATGGGAAGATTGAAGAATCATTGGATCTTTATTTTAAACAGTGTTCTTTCATGGTGAATACCGTGGATTTGGCAGTGATGGCGAGTACTCTTGCGAATAAAGGAATTCATCCGAAGACCAAAGTTCGCGCCCTAAGTGAAGACTATACTGGGGACGTTCTTAGTCTCATGTTTACTTGTGGCATGTATGATACTTCCGGGAAATGGGCCTACTCGGTTGGAATTCCGGCCAAGAGTGGAGTAAGTGGCGCCATCTTTGGAGTCATTCCGGGCAAGATGGGAATTGCGGTCTATTCACCACCCATCAACGAACACGGACATTCCGTTCGCGGAATGAGGGTGTTCCAGGACCTCTCAAAAGAGCTAAATTTAAGTATCTTCCGTAAATAA
- a CDS encoding YiiD C-terminal domain-containing protein translates to MTPNELTTFLHEQIPLAKALDIEIIKATDSEVEVFGPLSPNRNHMGTAFGGSLSAVLILSCYTWLFHRLDQAGFSAHVLIKEGKTDYLLPVEEDLKAVCLSPDESQFEKFIESFRRKGLGRITLKAHIKNSCVFEGVFVAQKSSETRLG, encoded by the coding sequence ATGACGCCAAATGAACTAACAACCTTCCTTCACGAGCAAATCCCGCTAGCAAAAGCGCTGGATATCGAGATTATTAAGGCCACAGATTCCGAGGTCGAGGTCTTTGGACCTTTGTCTCCGAACCGTAATCACATGGGCACGGCCTTTGGCGGAAGTTTAAGTGCAGTGCTGATCTTGTCTTGTTACACCTGGCTATTTCACCGCCTGGATCAAGCAGGATTCAGTGCGCATGTACTCATCAAAGAAGGAAAGACTGATTATCTTCTTCCAGTTGAAGAGGATCTTAAGGCCGTTTGTCTTTCACCGGATGAATCGCAATTTGAGAAATTCATAGAGTCTTTCAGGCGTAAAGGTCTGGGTAGAATCACTTTGAAAGCCCATATTAAAAACTCCTGCGTTTTTGAAGGGGTGTTTGTGGCCCAAAAATCATCTGAGACGCGTCTGGGTTAA
- a CDS encoding epoxide hydrolase family protein, with protein MDNTFNYFSFDKKELGARGPFFARPDLIEDFKIHISDARLDEITARVMNAKLPKQMPPSEEATSNWETGADIAWLEEFRHYWLTEYDWREEEQRLNEYPQYMAQVDDYQIHFYYVQGEGPNPLPLLLTHASQGSVVEFIDCISYLTEPSKHGGKAEDSFTVIIPSLPGFGFSSMPKKPIQAKTTAKIFNKLVTEILGHEHYVAQGGDIGSLVAVQLAEQFPENVKAIHLNLPLWFNIPSTDQTEDETAWIKEYETYLNGPAFDFQRIQSNRPMMAAVALTDSPIGTAAWIAEKFWAWSDHGGKLENTITKERLLTNIMLYLVNEGGIAASFWYSRAFQTELNWELHPKYIEVPTAIAIYPKEHIFGRPSIETARRGYNLVHYQDIPRGGHFAAMEQPELFSSNIRDAFRNFH; from the coding sequence ATGGACAATACTTTCAATTATTTTTCATTCGATAAAAAAGAACTTGGTGCCCGCGGACCCTTTTTCGCAAGGCCCGATCTAATTGAAGATTTCAAAATCCATATTTCGGACGCAAGACTCGATGAAATCACCGCCCGAGTCATGAATGCCAAACTTCCTAAGCAAATGCCGCCTTCAGAAGAGGCCACATCCAACTGGGAAACCGGTGCGGACATCGCTTGGTTGGAGGAATTTCGGCATTACTGGCTGACGGAGTACGATTGGCGAGAAGAAGAGCAGCGTTTAAATGAGTATCCCCAGTATATGGCCCAGGTGGATGACTATCAGATTCATTTCTATTATGTGCAAGGTGAAGGTCCTAATCCTCTTCCCCTACTTCTTACTCATGCCTCACAAGGTTCGGTAGTGGAATTCATTGACTGCATTTCTTATCTGACTGAACCTTCAAAACATGGAGGAAAAGCAGAAGATTCCTTCACCGTGATCATTCCTTCGCTTCCGGGTTTTGGTTTTTCTTCTATGCCAAAAAAACCTATCCAGGCCAAAACAACGGCCAAGATTTTTAATAAGCTTGTGACTGAAATATTGGGGCATGAACATTATGTGGCCCAAGGTGGAGACATCGGCTCATTAGTTGCGGTTCAACTTGCTGAGCAGTTCCCAGAGAATGTAAAGGCGATCCACTTAAATCTTCCCCTTTGGTTTAACATACCAAGTACTGATCAAACCGAAGATGAAACCGCCTGGATCAAAGAATATGAAACATATTTAAACGGGCCTGCTTTTGATTTTCAAAGGATTCAAAGCAATCGTCCGATGATGGCCGCAGTGGCCTTAACTGATAGCCCTATAGGAACAGCGGCCTGGATTGCTGAAAAATTCTGGGCCTGGTCTGATCATGGCGGGAAGCTTGAGAACACCATTACGAAAGAAAGACTTCTCACCAATATCATGCTGTACCTGGTGAATGAGGGCGGGATTGCAGCGAGTTTTTGGTACTCTCGGGCCTTTCAAACAGAACTCAATTGGGAACTTCATCCAAAATATATAGAAGTACCAACTGCGATCGCGATTTATCCCAAGGAGCACATCTTTGGAAGACCAAGTATCGAAACTGCTCGCAGAGGTTACAACTTAGTTCACTATCAGGACATTCCACGTGGTGGGCATTTTGCGGCCATGGAGCAACCGGAATTGTTCTCTTCAAATATTCGTGATGCTTTTAGAAATTTCCATTAA
- a CDS encoding LysR family transcriptional regulator, translating into MQQRYVMLDELDLNKLRIFRELAVAKSFTKAAQNLKQPKSRISRTISSLEKEMGVQLIYRTTRSFELTHSGQLLYNQLSPLLNELKTSLEMVVSDTNEVAGMIKITAPEDVAAELLGPICQEFLELYPKTQIKIHASNVIVDMVKDQIDVAVRIGKAKDSTLIQKKIGTVDMELVMSPELYQKHLPRRLEDLEKMNLITYEDFKLPHSSVKVTKGKETKTLKVKPHLTSNNFLLIKHMVLKGGGFALIPSFLVKDHIMKGELITVFKEWKLEGKPLQILIPHQKEVPIRIRKFLDFLTPRLTPYF; encoded by the coding sequence ATGCAACAAAGGTATGTTATGCTGGATGAGCTGGATTTAAATAAATTACGGATTTTCCGAGAGCTTGCAGTCGCAAAAAGTTTCACTAAGGCGGCACAAAATCTCAAACAACCTAAGTCCCGTATTAGCCGCACCATCTCCTCATTAGAAAAAGAAATGGGCGTGCAGCTTATTTATCGCACCACTCGCTCCTTTGAACTGACTCACTCAGGTCAGTTACTTTATAATCAACTCTCCCCATTATTAAATGAACTCAAGACCTCGCTAGAGATGGTGGTATCAGACACCAACGAAGTGGCAGGAATGATAAAAATCACAGCTCCTGAAGATGTGGCGGCCGAACTATTAGGTCCTATCTGCCAGGAGTTTTTGGAACTCTATCCAAAGACCCAAATTAAAATTCACGCCAGCAACGTCATCGTCGACATGGTAAAAGATCAGATCGATGTGGCGGTAAGAATTGGCAAGGCCAAAGATAGTACTCTCATCCAAAAAAAAATTGGTACGGTGGACATGGAATTAGTGATGTCACCAGAACTTTATCAGAAGCATCTGCCTCGTCGTCTGGAAGATCTGGAGAAGATGAATTTAATTACTTACGAAGATTTCAAACTTCCTCATTCCAGCGTTAAGGTCACAAAAGGAAAGGAAACCAAAACTCTTAAAGTAAAACCCCATCTCACTTCTAATAACTTTCTCCTCATTAAGCATATGGTCTTAAAAGGTGGAGGTTTCGCATTGATTCCTTCATTTTTAGTCAAAGATCATATTATGAAGGGAGAACTTATTACTGTTTTTAAAGAATGGAAATTGGAAGGTAAACCGCTTCAAATTCTAATCCCGCATCAAAAAGAAGTACCTATCAGAATCAGAAAGTTTCTGGACTTTTTGACACCTAGACTCACGCCATATTTTTAA